The genomic region AGACCACCAGCAATGGAATCGCCTGGCCACCCTTCCCATGCTCTTTCTATAGTGGTCACATGACCCATAGTAGTTTTTGGTACATTTGCCGGAGTCTTTGGCTTCTAACTGAATCTAACTATATCAATAAATTGTGAGCAAAACAATGTGTCTCAGGCAAGCTTGCCTGAGACAGGGAACCGAAGGAGCAATATCATGCAGCAAGTCAACAGAAATCACTTCCAGCAGTGGCTGAAGGCCCTGCGCGGTAGACATGGCCTCTCCCAGGAGCAATTAGCGCGCCGTATGAGGTGCAGCGCTAACTACATCTGGCGGCTGGAACATGGGAAGCGCTACCCAAGCAAGGAATGGCTTCAACTGCTCGGGCACGTTCTCCAGCTCGATGGAGAAGATAAAGCTATCCTGGAGCTGTTCATACAAATGACAGAAACGCTTTCTTGCAAATGGAATAATCCTGGCTAAGGTGACATGGTGACTCGCCGCTATTCTGAAGCGATATCCTACTGCTAAATAGGTAACTTGACAGTGAAGACGAGAAGTTGATACACTACTGGCGGGAGGAGCAGAGAAAGAGCCTTCAGAAGGAAGGAAACGAGCAATGTCTGACTACAGCGGTCTGCAGCTGGGGCACTACCGCCTGGAACGCTTGCTAGGCCAGGGTTCCTTTGCTCAGGTCTATCTGGCGACTCACCTTCACCTGGGCATGCAGGCAGCGATCAAGATTCTGAACCAGGTGGCCAATCAGGAGGCGATCGAGCAGTTCCGCCGTGAGGCGCGAACCATTGCCGCCCTGGTCCATCCGCACATTGTGCGCGTCCTCGACTTTGGCCTGCACGAAGGGCGCTTCCCCTATCTGGTGATGGACCACCTTCCCGGCGGTTCACTGCGCCAGCGGTATCCAGCTGGCAGCCGGCTACCGCTCCTCGTGGCATTGGACTACACGCGCCAGATCGCCGAGGCGCTGCACTACGCTCATGAGGCCCGCATCGTCCACCGCGATGTCAAACCCG from Thermogemmatispora onikobensis harbors:
- a CDS encoding helix-turn-helix domain-containing protein, translated to MQQVNRNHFQQWLKALRGRHGLSQEQLARRMRCSANYIWRLEHGKRYPSKEWLQLLGHVLQLDGEDKAILELFIQMTETLSCKWNNPG